Proteins from a genomic interval of Paenibacillus sp. RC334:
- the hxlA gene encoding 3-hexulose-6-phosphate synthase, with protein MELQLALDLVDIPQGIALVKEVESYIDIVEIGTPIVINEGLHAVKAMKEAFPNLKVLADLKVMDAGGYEVMKASEAGADIVTILAVAEDATIKGAVEEAKKQGGKKILVDMIGVKNLEQRAKEIDALGVDYICVHTGYDLQAEGQSPFEALQTVKKVVKNSKTAVAGGIKLSTLAEVVKAQPDLVIVGGGITGEDDKKAVASQMQQLIKQG; from the coding sequence ATGGAACTTCAATTGGCTTTAGACTTAGTAGATATCCCGCAAGGCATTGCATTGGTAAAAGAAGTAGAATCGTATATTGATATCGTAGAAATCGGTACGCCGATTGTCATTAATGAAGGACTTCATGCGGTAAAAGCAATGAAAGAAGCATTCCCGAATCTGAAAGTGCTGGCTGACCTGAAAGTTATGGATGCAGGCGGTTACGAAGTGATGAAAGCTTCCGAAGCTGGCGCAGATATCGTTACGATTCTGGCTGTAGCTGAAGATGCAACGATCAAAGGTGCGGTAGAAGAAGCGAAAAAACAAGGCGGCAAAAAAATCCTGGTGGACATGATCGGTGTTAAAAACCTGGAGCAACGCGCGAAAGAAATCGACGCTCTCGGCGTAGACTACATCTGCGTGCATACAGGCTACGATCTGCAAGCTGAAGGACAAAGCCCGTTCGAAGCACTGCAAACGGTTAAAAAAGTCGTGAAAAACTCCAAAACAGCGGTTGCTGGCGGCATTAAGCTGAGCACACTGGCTGAGGTAGTTAAGGCTCAACCGGATCTGGTTATTGTGGGCGGCGGGATCACTGGCGAGGACGACAAAAAAGCCGTTGCTTCCCAAATGCAGCAGCTCATTAAACAAGGTTAA
- a CDS encoding ABC transporter substrate-binding protein translates to MTSKRFGIISLVMVMMASMIAACSGSSGKEPAPGDSKEKVTFTYFNANSGKDMNTNETRIGKILEDQTGVNWKLEHLVGDANTKIGTFIASNDYPDALVPEGTIDKLLDAGAFIPLNDLIDRYGPNIKRVYGPYYNLMKAEDGNIYFLPLSAVIGDYLPAPNIEQGAFWVQRRVLKEAGYPKIKTFDEYVVLIRNYAKKHAGEGLTGYLALTTQDKFFAFTNAPMHLAGYPNDGGTIIDMQSHQATDYGDEDITKRYLKELNQLNTESLFDKSSFVDNYDQYLAKLTSGKVLGFFDYRWQAGQALSNLQEASKQSGNDDLEYVALPVVYDQNIKDQYLDPPSFINNRGIGITVSAKDPVRMIQFFDNLLTDENQVLSNWGIKGETYEVDEKGRFYRTEKQITETGKDAFRETFGFKYFEYNWPRYGNGSSLPDGNSVGPGRQPEVARMSYTEGDKKLLKAYGVESFSQMFSAPDKRPWYPAWSIPIAQGSPAQLFQQKKGDLQRKYFPRLVLSAPGQFEAIWNEYTTEFNKLDVKEYEELITKEVAKKIETAGKK, encoded by the coding sequence ATGACAAGCAAAAGGTTCGGGATCATCAGTCTAGTTATGGTCATGATGGCATCTATGATCGCTGCCTGCTCAGGAAGCTCGGGCAAGGAGCCTGCGCCGGGAGATAGCAAGGAAAAGGTGACCTTTACGTATTTTAACGCTAACTCGGGCAAGGACATGAACACGAATGAGACGCGGATCGGCAAAATATTGGAGGATCAGACGGGGGTAAACTGGAAGCTGGAGCATTTGGTGGGGGATGCCAACACGAAGATCGGTACGTTCATTGCCAGTAATGATTACCCGGACGCACTTGTACCTGAGGGCACGATTGATAAGCTGCTGGATGCCGGAGCTTTCATTCCCCTCAATGACCTGATTGACAGATATGGACCGAATATCAAGCGCGTATACGGACCTTATTACAACCTGATGAAGGCGGAGGACGGGAACATTTATTTTTTGCCGCTCAGTGCGGTGATAGGCGATTATTTGCCCGCGCCCAATATTGAGCAGGGAGCTTTTTGGGTGCAACGCAGGGTGTTGAAAGAAGCGGGATATCCAAAAATTAAAACGTTCGACGAATATGTGGTTCTGATTCGCAACTATGCGAAAAAGCATGCAGGCGAAGGATTGACCGGATACTTGGCGTTAACAACGCAGGATAAATTTTTTGCTTTTACGAACGCGCCGATGCATCTGGCAGGCTATCCAAACGATGGCGGCACGATTATTGATATGCAATCGCACCAGGCCACGGATTACGGAGATGAGGACATCACTAAACGGTATCTGAAAGAGCTGAATCAGCTCAACACAGAGAGCCTGTTCGATAAATCGTCCTTTGTGGACAATTACGATCAATATTTGGCGAAGCTGACTTCGGGCAAGGTGCTTGGCTTCTTCGATTATCGCTGGCAGGCGGGGCAGGCGTTGAGTAATCTTCAGGAAGCTTCCAAGCAATCAGGTAATGACGATCTGGAATATGTGGCTTTGCCCGTTGTGTACGATCAAAATATTAAGGATCAGTATCTTGATCCTCCATCATTCATTAATAACCGGGGCATTGGAATTACGGTTAGCGCCAAGGACCCGGTGCGTATGATCCAATTTTTTGACAACCTGCTGACAGATGAAAATCAGGTGTTATCCAACTGGGGAATCAAGGGCGAGACCTATGAGGTAGATGAAAAGGGACGCTTTTATCGTACTGAGAAGCAGATTACTGAGACTGGTAAGGATGCGTTCCGCGAGACATTCGGGTTCAAATATTTTGAATACAATTGGCCGCGATATGGCAACGGTTCTTCCCTGCCTGATGGTAACTCGGTTGGCCCGGGGCGGCAGCCTGAGGTTGCGCGTATGTCCTACACGGAGGGAGATAAAAAGCTGCTAAAAGCCTATGGTGTAGAGTCCTTCTCGCAAATGTTTTCTGCCCCAGACAAGCGCCCATGGTATCCGGCTTGGAGTATCCCGATTGCCCAAGGCTCACCTGCGCAGCTCTTCCAGCAAAAGAAGGGCGACCTGCAACGCAAATATTTCCCACGTTTAGTGCTGTCTGCACCGGGGCAGTTTGAGGCGATTTGGAATGAGTACACTACTGAATTCAACAAGCTGGATGTGAAGGAGTATGAGGAGCTGATTACGAAGGAGGTTGCCAAAAAAATCGAAACTGCTGGTAAAAAATAA
- the hxlB gene encoding 6-phospho-3-hexuloisomerase, producing the protein METSQYLSEVLKELQWVPQLVSDEESEQLIQSIASANKVFVAGAGRSGFMIRSLAMRLMHMGVQAYVVGETVTPGLGEGDLLIIGSGSGETKSLTSMAEKAKKLGASLALLTTSPGSTIGKLADIIVKLPGAPKDPSNKDYQTIQPMGSLFEQTLLLYGDALVLKTMELRKLTSESMFGQHANLE; encoded by the coding sequence ATGGAAACCTCTCAATATTTATCCGAGGTGCTCAAGGAGCTGCAATGGGTTCCACAGCTAGTCAGTGATGAGGAATCAGAGCAACTGATCCAGTCCATTGCCTCAGCGAATAAGGTGTTTGTCGCAGGCGCAGGCCGTTCCGGGTTCATGATCCGTTCGCTGGCGATGCGGCTGATGCATATGGGTGTTCAGGCTTATGTGGTCGGGGAAACGGTAACTCCCGGCTTGGGCGAAGGCGACTTGCTGATTATCGGTTCAGGCTCTGGTGAAACCAAAAGTCTGACCTCGATGGCAGAAAAGGCGAAAAAGCTGGGGGCTTCTCTGGCACTTCTGACCACTTCCCCTGGATCGACCATTGGCAAGCTGGCTGATATTATCGTCAAGCTTCCAGGCGCACCCAAGGACCCATCCAACAAGGATTACCAAACCATTCAGCCCATGGGTTCACTATTTGAGCAAACCTTGCTGCTGTATGGCGATGCATTGGTGCTCAAAACGATGGAGCTACGCAAGCTGACTTCTGAATCTATGTTTGGTCAACACGCCAATCTGGAGTAG
- a CDS encoding carbohydrate ABC transporter permease: MGKGKALHGRFRAPSDRMFDACNIVFMLCLMVFTLYPFLNTLAVSLNEANDSIRGGIYLWPREFTWSNYEFIFKEATIFHATLISVLRTVTGTVTSVFCCAMVAYTISRPEYVLRKFVSIAFILTMYFNGGLIPNFLLIRELGMLGSFWVYIVPGLIGVFNVIVIRSFIEGLPEGILESARIDGAGEFATFMRIVLPLCVPVLATVSLFTAVAQWNSWFDVFLYNSSYEQWSTLQYELMKILQNSNTSVNAQDYASQFAGSENLAKSVTPTSIRATMTIVASVPIILVYPFLQKYFVKGMTLGGVKG, from the coding sequence ATGGGCAAAGGAAAAGCGTTGCATGGGCGGTTTCGGGCGCCATCGGATCGGATGTTTGATGCGTGCAATATTGTATTTATGCTATGTCTGATGGTGTTCACGCTGTATCCATTTTTGAATACGCTGGCGGTTTCGCTGAATGAAGCGAATGATTCGATTCGGGGTGGTATTTATTTGTGGCCGCGTGAATTTACGTGGAGTAATTACGAATTTATATTCAAGGAAGCGACGATTTTTCATGCCACGTTAATTTCTGTGCTGCGTACGGTGACGGGTACGGTGACCTCGGTGTTTTGTTGTGCGATGGTGGCGTATACGATCAGTCGGCCGGAGTATGTGCTGCGCAAATTTGTCTCGATTGCTTTTATTTTGACGATGTATTTTAACGGTGGATTGATTCCAAACTTTCTCCTGATTCGTGAGCTGGGGATGCTTGGAAGCTTCTGGGTGTATATCGTGCCTGGGCTGATCGGGGTGTTCAATGTGATTGTGATTCGCTCCTTTATTGAAGGCTTACCGGAAGGGATTTTGGAGTCGGCGCGTATAGATGGGGCGGGCGAATTTGCGACTTTTATGCGTATCGTTTTGCCGCTGTGTGTCCCGGTGCTGGCAACGGTGTCGCTGTTCACGGCGGTGGCGCAATGGAACTCCTGGTTCGATGTATTTTTGTACAATTCGTCGTATGAGCAGTGGAGCACCCTCCAGTATGAGCTGATGAAAATATTGCAAAATTCCAACACGTCCGTGAACGCTCAGGATTATGCCAGCCAATTCGCAGGCTCGGAAAATCTGGCGAAGTCGGTCACTCCTACTTCCATTCGTGCCACGATGACGATTGTGGCGTCTGTGCCTATTATTTTAGTTTACCCTTTTTTGCAAAAATATTTTGTGAAGGGTATGACTTTGGGTGGTGTCAAGGGATAA
- a CDS encoding sensor histidine kinase, which produces MSMLRSTLDHVRLRDKMLLLYFFCVFAPVVLTNLIFYHVTSQNVKEQRMQDISRALEQIKIEFYREFEDAMEISSIFYTDHQLNELLEQTYPHPAEYIAAYDSYLRRMLNNTYSPVYHSVGGMTIYTDNPTLLDSGGISFIDERVKSLSWYAKIPPGRQSKPIFVRTDDGTGEQLHPFSLIRRMNYFYSQNGREKILKIELRMSSIQEIFHNLNLRGSLFLLNERGEIEYTTDSRIDINHKVVAYSTLQQSKDTIEFKTNYVLTSNLNGWSIVTAVSGDEVLYEMEKSRNFVLLLTCMNMLLPTLIIIWITRSLNVRIHRILKHMKKVKNQHFELIPGTESRDEIGQLTGEFNRMTLKIKRLINDVYVADIQRKNLEILRRHAQLNALHSQINPHFLFNALETIRMRSLMKHEDETARIIHNMARIFRNSLVWNKDRVTLREELELIRCFLEIQQYRFGDRIQYEVQASPEDLDYLLPKMVVLTLVENASIHGIEPLKHGGRIEIHFEHREERLMLTVRDDGVGMSVEQVQRLYGYMHRQEEMGERIGLQNVIYRLKLYYGSRFELDICSAPGEGTEIRILIPADVK; this is translated from the coding sequence ATGAGTATGCTGCGCTCAACCCTTGACCATGTCCGCCTGCGGGATAAAATGCTGCTGCTGTATTTTTTCTGTGTATTTGCGCCAGTGGTGCTGACCAATCTGATTTTTTACCACGTCACCTCGCAAAATGTGAAGGAACAGCGTATGCAGGATATTTCCCGTGCGCTGGAGCAGATCAAAATTGAGTTTTACCGTGAGTTTGAAGATGCGATGGAGATCTCGTCTATCTTTTATACCGATCATCAGCTAAACGAACTATTGGAGCAAACATACCCCCATCCTGCTGAATATATTGCCGCCTATGATTCTTATTTACGTCGTATGTTAAACAATACTTACAGTCCTGTATACCATTCTGTGGGTGGAATGACGATCTACACAGATAATCCGACTCTACTGGATTCCGGGGGAATCAGCTTTATAGATGAGCGGGTTAAAAGCTTGTCCTGGTATGCCAAAATCCCGCCCGGACGGCAGTCCAAGCCTATATTTGTACGTACTGACGACGGTACGGGCGAACAACTGCACCCCTTTAGCCTGATTCGGCGGATGAACTATTTTTATTCCCAAAATGGCCGCGAGAAAATACTGAAAATAGAGCTGCGAATGTCGTCCATTCAAGAGATTTTCCATAATCTGAATTTGCGGGGCAGTCTCTTTCTGCTCAACGAACGGGGGGAAATCGAATATACGACCGATTCCAGGATTGATATCAATCATAAGGTCGTGGCCTATAGCACCCTCCAGCAGTCCAAGGACACTATAGAGTTCAAGACAAATTATGTGCTGACGAGTAATCTCAATGGCTGGAGCATTGTGACTGCGGTGTCGGGCGATGAAGTGCTGTATGAAATGGAGAAATCCCGCAATTTTGTGCTGCTGTTAACCTGCATGAATATGCTGCTGCCTACCTTGATCATCATCTGGATTACACGTTCGCTGAACGTGCGCATTCATCGTATTCTGAAGCATATGAAAAAGGTGAAAAATCAGCATTTTGAACTGATCCCCGGTACAGAATCGCGAGATGAAATCGGGCAGTTAACAGGTGAATTTAATCGGATGACACTGAAAATAAAGCGACTGATTAACGATGTCTATGTGGCGGATATTCAGCGAAAAAATTTGGAGATTCTACGCAGGCATGCCCAGTTGAATGCACTTCACAGCCAGATTAACCCTCATTTTCTGTTCAATGCGCTGGAGACGATACGTATGCGAAGCCTGATGAAGCATGAAGACGAGACAGCCCGCATTATCCATAACATGGCACGAATTTTCCGCAATTCGTTGGTGTGGAACAAGGACAGGGTCACGCTGCGGGAGGAACTGGAACTCATTCGTTGTTTTTTGGAAATCCAGCAATATCGATTTGGGGATCGGATACAGTACGAAGTGCAGGCGAGCCCCGAGGACCTGGACTATCTGCTTCCCAAAATGGTTGTGCTTACGCTGGTTGAAAATGCAAGCATTCATGGCATTGAGCCGCTGAAGCATGGGGGGCGCATCGAGATTCATTTTGAGCACAGGGAGGAGCGGCTGATGCTAACGGTACGAGATGATGGAGTTGGCATGTCTGTGGAACAGGTACAACGGCTGTACGGTTACATGCACAGACAGGAGGAAATGGGCGAGCGTATCGGTCTGCAGAATGTCATCTATCGTCTGAAGCTTTACTACGGAAGCCGCTTTGAGCTTGATATTTGCAGCGCACCCGGCGAGGGGACAGAGATTCGTATTTTGATTCCGGCAGATGTGAAATGA
- a CDS encoding sugar ABC transporter permease, whose protein sequence is MGNTAPVTTSQSHLPPSRRTGFSGFMHKLNQQRALVWMSIPFLIWLFIFKYLPIWGWTIAFQDFKPARKLLDQQWVGLKHFRFLFQDEHFLRVMRNTLAMSFINLVLGFVTAIILAILLNELRQIVFKRVVQTVSYLPHFISWVVAASIISTALSADGGIVNEVLMWLGLIKEPILWLGEGSYFWGILGASEVWKNVGWNTIIYLAAMTMIDPSQYEAAEMDGAGRFQRIWHVTLPGLKPVFIILLIMNIGNLLESGFEPQYLLGNGMNVDYSENLDIFVLKYGIQMGNFSLSIAAGMFKTVVSFILLFSANHIAKRLGEERLF, encoded by the coding sequence ATGGGCAACACGGCACCTGTCACGACCTCACAGAGCCATTTGCCGCCCTCACGGCGAACTGGCTTTAGCGGATTTATGCACAAGCTGAACCAGCAGCGGGCACTGGTATGGATGTCCATCCCTTTTTTAATCTGGTTGTTTATTTTCAAATATTTGCCTATCTGGGGCTGGACGATTGCTTTTCAGGATTTTAAGCCTGCCCGTAAGCTGCTCGATCAGCAGTGGGTTGGGTTGAAGCATTTCCGTTTTCTGTTTCAGGATGAACACTTTCTGCGGGTGATGCGCAATACGCTGGCGATGAGCTTCATTAATCTGGTGCTGGGCTTTGTAACTGCTATAATATTGGCAATTTTGCTGAATGAGCTTCGTCAGATCGTATTCAAGCGAGTGGTGCAGACGGTCAGCTACTTGCCGCATTTTATTTCGTGGGTCGTCGCGGCGAGCATTATCAGTACGGCGCTGTCTGCGGATGGCGGCATTGTCAATGAGGTGCTGATGTGGCTGGGGCTGATCAAGGAGCCTATCCTGTGGCTGGGCGAGGGAAGCTATTTCTGGGGCATTCTCGGTGCATCGGAAGTATGGAAAAATGTCGGCTGGAACACCATCATTTATTTGGCCGCGATGACGATGATTGATCCGTCACAGTATGAGGCGGCTGAGATGGACGGAGCCGGGCGTTTTCAGCGGATTTGGCATGTGACCTTGCCAGGATTAAAGCCTGTGTTCATCATCCTGCTCATTATGAACATCGGCAACCTGCTGGAATCGGGCTTTGAGCCGCAATATTTATTGGGTAACGGCATGAACGTGGATTACTCGGAAAATCTGGATATTTTTGTACTGAAATATGGTATTCAGATGGGTAACTTCTCGCTTTCGATTGCTGCCGGGATGTTTAAAACAGTAGTCAGCTTTATTTTACTATTTAGCGCCAATCATATTGCGAAGCGGTTAGGGGAGGAGAGGTTGTTCTGA
- a CDS encoding DNA-binding protein → MEEVLNQREAIYLLSDSHELDKACELFRISYTHNDWDEANKVADYLHALAESLYHIQLRNAADGKHEILNTKHPLVFYYAYSYLAKSIYFQNKGKYQEAREYIMKYGEMGWFMGLDESGHEEVERFRFLAKANLYTIELLSGKRELLPEYVQFLHANDEELLPGLVGIAEAANLNNWNIDDLLNDFAHDIEIFEGYEDRGNRVYYLKLVNQLAIYYFKQEQYTVALNYVLASLQFSVSVEADADFRTLVALFEAYRDLATSSQQEQYQTILLRGLHNEKGFNLGNYGLGVS, encoded by the coding sequence GTGGAAGAGGTCCTGAATCAAAGGGAAGCTATTTATTTGTTGTCGGACAGCCACGAACTCGACAAGGCTTGTGAGTTGTTTAGAATCAGCTACACACATAACGATTGGGATGAAGCGAACAAGGTTGCAGACTATCTGCATGCTTTGGCTGAAAGCCTGTATCACATCCAACTGAGAAATGCTGCGGACGGCAAGCACGAGATATTGAATACCAAACATCCATTGGTATTTTATTATGCATACAGTTATTTGGCTAAATCTATTTATTTTCAGAATAAGGGTAAGTATCAAGAAGCCAGAGAATATATTATGAAGTACGGCGAAATGGGTTGGTTTATGGGGCTGGATGAGAGCGGCCATGAAGAAGTGGAAAGATTTCGTTTTCTCGCCAAGGCCAACCTGTACACGATTGAATTGCTTTCGGGAAAACGGGAGCTTCTGCCCGAATATGTTCAATTTCTTCACGCCAATGATGAGGAACTGCTTCCAGGATTGGTCGGTATTGCCGAAGCAGCTAATTTGAATAATTGGAATATTGACGATCTGCTGAATGACTTTGCCCATGATATTGAGATATTTGAAGGTTATGAAGATAGAGGAAACCGCGTATATTATTTAAAGCTGGTTAACCAATTAGCCATTTATTATTTCAAACAGGAGCAGTACACGGTTGCGTTAAATTATGTCCTTGCTTCTCTGCAATTCTCTGTTAGTGTAGAAGCAGATGCCGATTTCAGGACACTGGTCGCTCTGTTTGAGGCTTATCGAGATTTGGCAACATCGTCACAGCAAGAGCAATATCAAACCATTTTATTAAGGGGGCTTCATAATGAAAAAGGCTTTAATCTCGGTAACTATGGTCTTGGTGTTTCTTAG
- a CDS encoding endo-1,4-beta-xylanase, translating into MRSFLYKSFGLVLVGVLLLPVGWWGPSVAEATPTVEHSPPVADTVLPTGSVNKTIGTYGFEQGNGEGWKPRGTYTQIASVSEAAYGSVHSLKVTARTEVWNGAELAVKSLLQPGVEYEISGYVKLDGNSTTPSLIKFTMEQQPTGGATTWKTIAQKETMDTSWVKLQGTYTFTGGMDALKLYVESSNPAQAYYLDEVEIRQVSETPTEPTSGIVSGFEDGTAQGWVSRMGTETVQVSNVDARTGSYSLLTTGRQQTYAGPKLDVTATVQKGSRYMVSAWVKLAPSEQQPAKVRLSVQRDHQGESTYETVVGNTAITTGGWTHLSGTYTLAHEADTVSMYFETAEGKASFYMDDFELSLVPPLAIEKDIPSLHGLYQGQFSLGTAIEAFQTEGAYGELVQKHFNSVAAGNAMKPISLQPSEGQFHWEEADRIVQFAQQHGIAIRFHTLVWHNQTGDWMFKDKNGQPMTPTAENKKLLLDRLETHIRAVAARYKNAITDWDVVNEVIDPDQPDGMRRSKWYQITGTDYIDKAFRVTREAAGPNARLFINDYNTHEPKKRDFLYNLVRDLLAKGVPIDGVGHQSHIRLEFPAVGEIEQSIEKFASLGLDNQITELDMGLYSNDTDRYETIPEAMLIRQAYRYRALFDMFSRQQEHISNVTIWGTDDGNTWLSMFPIARLDKPLLFDERLKAKYAYWALVDPSKVPPLPAGRNE; encoded by the coding sequence TTGAGGTCATTTTTGTACAAATCTTTTGGTCTGGTGCTGGTCGGGGTGCTGTTATTGCCAGTGGGGTGGTGGGGCCCGTCTGTAGCGGAGGCGACCCCAACTGTGGAACATTCCCCGCCAGTTGCGGATACGGTTCTGCCGACTGGAAGTGTGAATAAGACCATCGGGACGTATGGATTTGAGCAAGGCAACGGTGAGGGCTGGAAGCCTCGAGGGACTTATACCCAAATCGCATCCGTCTCAGAAGCTGCATATGGCAGCGTACACAGCCTGAAGGTAACCGCTCGCACGGAGGTTTGGAACGGTGCGGAGTTGGCTGTGAAGTCGCTGTTGCAGCCGGGTGTGGAATATGAGATTAGCGGCTATGTGAAGCTGGACGGCAATTCTACGACGCCGAGCTTGATTAAGTTTACGATGGAGCAGCAGCCGACAGGCGGGGCTACGACATGGAAAACGATTGCGCAGAAGGAGACGATGGATACATCGTGGGTCAAACTTCAAGGAACATATACGTTCACCGGGGGGATGGATGCATTGAAGCTGTATGTGGAAAGCTCGAATCCCGCGCAGGCCTATTATCTGGATGAGGTGGAAATCAGGCAGGTATCAGAAACGCCAACGGAGCCGACAAGTGGTATCGTATCCGGTTTCGAAGATGGTACGGCTCAAGGCTGGGTATCCCGTATGGGTACCGAGACGGTGCAGGTGTCGAATGTCGATGCACGAACCGGATCGTACAGTCTGTTGACGACAGGCAGACAACAAACATATGCCGGGCCAAAGCTGGACGTGACTGCTACGGTGCAAAAAGGCAGCCGTTACATGGTCAGCGCTTGGGTAAAGCTGGCACCGAGCGAGCAGCAGCCTGCCAAGGTGCGGCTCAGCGTGCAGCGCGATCATCAAGGTGAAAGTACGTATGAAACTGTGGTAGGCAACACGGCTATCACAACTGGGGGATGGACGCATTTGTCCGGAACGTATACTCTCGCGCATGAGGCAGATACCGTCTCTATGTATTTTGAAACGGCAGAAGGTAAGGCTTCCTTTTACATGGATGATTTCGAGCTGTCGCTTGTGCCGCCGCTGGCTATTGAGAAGGACATTCCCTCTTTGCATGGATTGTATCAGGGACAGTTCAGCCTCGGTACGGCTATTGAAGCTTTCCAGACAGAAGGGGCTTACGGGGAACTGGTGCAGAAGCATTTTAACAGCGTCGCCGCCGGAAATGCGATGAAGCCGATCTCCTTGCAGCCGTCCGAAGGACAGTTCCATTGGGAAGAAGCAGACCGGATTGTGCAATTTGCACAGCAGCATGGGATTGCTATCCGTTTCCATACACTGGTGTGGCATAACCAGACCGGGGACTGGATGTTTAAGGATAAGAATGGACAGCCGATGACACCGACCGCGGAAAATAAAAAGCTTTTGCTGGATCGGCTGGAGACGCATATTCGTGCTGTTGCAGCCCGTTATAAAAATGCAATCACCGACTGGGATGTGGTGAATGAAGTCATTGATCCCGACCAGCCGGACGGTATGCGCCGCAGCAAGTGGTATCAGATTACCGGCACGGATTATATTGACAAAGCATTCCGTGTCACGAGGGAAGCGGCAGGTCCGAACGCCCGACTGTTCATTAACGATTACAACACGCATGAACCGAAGAAACGGGATTTTCTATACAATTTAGTGCGTGATTTGCTCGCTAAAGGTGTACCGATCGATGGCGTAGGTCACCAATCACATATCCGACTGGAGTTTCCTGCTGTTGGCGAGATTGAGCAGTCCATTGAAAAGTTTGCTTCGCTCGGCCTGGATAATCAGATTACGGAGCTGGATATGGGCCTGTATTCTAATGATACAGATCGCTACGAAACGATACCTGAAGCCATGCTGATCCGGCAGGCTTACCGCTATCGGGCGTTGTTCGATATGTTTTCAAGGCAGCAGGAGCATATCAGTAATGTGACGATTTGGGGTACGGATGATGGAAATACGTGGCTCAGTATGTTCCCGATTGCCCGGCTGGATAAGCCGCTGCTGTTCGACGAACGGTTAAAGGCCAAATATGCCTATTGGGCGCTTGTTGACCCGTCCAAAGTACCACCCTTGCCTGCGGGGAGAAACGAATAG